Genomic segment of Nilaparvata lugens isolate BPH chromosome 6, ASM1435652v1, whole genome shotgun sequence:
tatgtctgaagcaatgtatgaaataataacaaaaccctgaggggttttgaagaaaCCAACcacacaaccgggtaagagagagagttagagagagagagagagagagagagagagagtgagagagagtgtgtgtgttagacagagagagagtgtgagagaaaggcgcaggagtgatagagagagggtgatggaaggggagagagagaatgagagaggaagcaatagaactaaataaggttgagataagagacaatgtcacgcaggagtattgtccaatggtggtcacacacacacttctacagtcacactaagttctaaaaagaatatttcaaagaaagtacagtctgtgccaaaattgaaaccagtttacttccaagCTATTCTGCCAGCTTAACAGACATAAGCGTCAAAAgctgatagcgacaaccagagactgttttccaggtagagaaattagtcacggactcgccctgccaaaacaagacacttctttttcagcacaagaacgacaaaagtgGCCAtcgccaaaacaagactgattttcagtgctaggatggatgtgtctgactttgatggtggtgtatcctgacatcgcccccgctcactcacttccatcaccaacagacgaccatcagctgtttttccatggatgaataataatgatccttttcatgtccttcagcaagttttcccagggatgagacctagtgcaatcaaatctttatattataaaacctactatgttctaaatatcatgagaatcgttagagcagttttcgagatctggtaaaatacaaaatatctaaacatccaaacatgtaaacagaagttgcttgtTTGATAGTATACGATAATATTTAAAGAAGGCAGAGAACCATCAACAATGTTCCCATATCATCATtctctgtcattataacatggaccgcATCACTATGGATACTCCACTCCACTTAATGTAGTATTTGTTTATGTGACTCATGATAGAAAAAAACACTCAGGCTAGGCActcaccagttagtcaagacaagacatgatcagacacatttagccacaatacttcacattgttgcttatgaggCAACATACtcattagtcattgcaattaaacatgtctttataagcaactatgtgaattaATGTGACTGAACCTGTGTGATCTTTTCTTGACTacctaactggtgtgcgcctagcccaatgtagaaattcatttCACATGAATAGGTAATAGATGGAGCATGAGGTGTTACACTTTTGGTTTTAATGGGAATGTTcacaataatatgaaatatttattcaataccatatttgaaattgaatcgaATATTGCAAGCTGAACAATTTCTGAAAGAACCAAATTTATTAATCctttatttaatcacaacataaCATACTACAACTGAGCCACTGACTTGCTTACAGGGAGGAGAGTACAGCTACAGATGCCAAAGTGGATCCAGACCAGTCCAGATTCAGTCAAACAACATGGATGGTCAAGGACAAGACAACTCAGGGTCAATGCCACATTCTCAACATCAAGGACCAGACATGGACATCTGTGATTGGCCAATCTATGGACCAGATGAAGCTGAAGACATCAATGAAGAAAAGTACCAGATTCAGCATAACATGGATAATCAGGCTGTATATTTAGACCACAATAATTCAAAACATCGATTTGAAATTATAGTGCTAAAGCCAGAGGTTctgattgaagaagaagaataccaACAACATGAAGGAATAATGAAAGAAGAGGAGATTCAGCAAGGAAATGATGCAGGCATACAGATTGAAAGCATCTATTCTTTCTCAACAGATAGACTGAACCTTGACCCCTTCATACCTGAACACTTAAAAGTTGAGAATATAGAAGAATCTTATGAAACACACTCAGAAACATTAGTGcatattgaagaaaattctTCTGACACATTATTTACACATTCTGAAAGTACAAGCTTACCACAAGGTGTATGTATATCAAACTTTGTTGAACAAGGAGGTTCAAGCTCCATCAATAGATCATTTGATGAAACTCTTGGGAACACTTTGATCAACGATTCTGATGAAGACCTCAATGAGGTTGacttattaattaaaaatgcaAGGAAGAATGTGTTTGATGCAGCAAGTGATAGTGAATTAACTGAATGTCAGTTGTGTGGTGAAGCATTCAGCAACATCAGAGAATTAAATCTTCATTGTAGAATACACACAGCTGGGAAACAACGTAAGTGCAAGTACTGTGactacaaaacaaaaaataaagaacATCTCATGCAACATATAAGAATTCACACTGAAGAAAAACCCTACAGctgtgatttttgtgattacAAAGcaatacaaaaatcaaatctCACCCAACATTTAAGGATTCACACTGGAGAGAGACCCTACAGCTGTGATTTCTGTGACTATAAAGCAACACAAAAATCATCTCTCAACCAACATTTGAGGATTCACACTGGAGTGAGACCCTACAGCTGTGATTTCTGTGACTACAAAGCAACAGTGAAATCAAATCTCACCCAACATTTGAGGATTCACACTGGAGAGAaacccttcagctgtgatttttgtgactacaaagcaaCAGTGAAACCAGCTCTCACACAGCATTTAAGGATTCACACTGGAGAgagacccttcagctgtgatttctGTGATTACAATGCAATAAAGAAATCATCTCTCACCAAACATATAAGGACTCACACTGGAGAGAGACCCTTCAGATGTGATTTCTGTGACTACAAAGCAATACACAAATCAGCTCTCAATATACATCTGAGGACGCACACTAAAGAAAGACCCTAGAGCTGTGATTTCTATTACTACAaaacaaatctaaaaaaaaattaaggaaacACACTtgcaaaaaactttgaaattcaatttttccataCAAAATTTCTCACAGTCCAAAACAACATTCAAATACTAAAAATATTTAACTGATTTCTGAGGCCCCACAACTCTTACAACAGCTCAACCCTCAAAACTCTGAACTATTCATTaacatagaaaatatataaataattagatcgattattatttaaatagaaactaTGTCAATCAGAAATCAATCTCAGACATAATACTTCAAGAAAGTTTCAAAATGTTATTGTCTTGCCCTTCTTATCATCTGCAtgattcatcaattattttctatctgaatatttttttaaatttagctgACTCATTGTACATACTACTATAAATATTCCcagatttatttttttagtcagTACAATATGTATTCATATTTTTCGAATATCTGTGCAATAGAGTATAatagttttcaaataaaactctcaatattcatttttgtcttttctatctattctattataaaattatcCATTAATGTCTATGAATGCAACATCagttatgtcttttcaaataaattatccttgcttctattacattttattttaaaacactTTTTAACCAGACTATGTTCTAGTGTTTTCAATGTTACAAAATTGATTATGCTCTTTGCACCTGGATTCACAAGATTTTTGTTCTTAAATAACGTTTTAATTGCATTAATTTAAGAATTGAAATGAGAGACCAAAATATGTTCTTTCTAAATTCACCAATTTcactttcaccacccacttatcttttgaaacaaaagagTTTTagtatttcaaaaattttatgtttgtttGTATAGTATTGCTAAAGTGTttagtattaataatttttgtatagtagggctcatcgaatttccatcaagctgtttactctgttgtcaatatttgcagtagcagaagtcttttggggtgatttacagcatctaATTTGGATGTctgtctaataataataattgttacaagACTTGTCATGCTCTTTGCACCTGGATTCACAagtttttttgttgaaaaagatAGACTCTAGAATCATTGATAATAAACTGAGTCTGAACTGGACAGAATAGGTTCAGGAACAGCaaacttataataataaatcaaagacaTTCTCATCAAACCAAATAGGTAggtttatttctataatttaattcaagtttactTGGAAATGGTTGATTTCAAGGCTCAAATGAGTCGTCCATTTACAAAAGTGCCTacttgccaaaaacaaaatttttcaagaaacAAGAAAACCTTCATTCCATTGAAATTATGAGTTAATCAATTACTGTTAAGTTTATAAAAATCCGTTAAAAAATTGGAAACACAATTTACAAGGTCttagattacaatatttttttatatatatagtagttttaagctgttttaatatgcaactagacagttttggagaaaatatttgtaattagcAAGTTTTGGAAATGGACCTTTGTCAAGTTAGCTAGTTTTGATACTGTAAATGAATCAGGTCTGATTTGGAAATCTTAAACAACAAAGAGCCTGAAGAAGTGTAAAacagaatttattcaaataaatggtTTATTAAACATATTGGAATAATCTTAAAATGTTAAATCAAtgaaatattgtagaaaaatgaACTCGAaccaaatattaaaaaatgagcTAGAACAATGTACATGAAAATTTTTCTTAAATGTAACAATTTAAGCAAAATGTGACTGTcttcaatcaatgaaaaattaacTAGCTCAACGTTTATCAAGAAGAGTTTTTTTTAACCTTATTATCATAAGTTTTTTGTCACACTcttaaatttatttcctccatGGGCTCatcaatttctttattttcatcaaCATTTTGAAGATCCAGTTGTTCTTGTTTTGATATGACATCTTTGTAGAACTTCAAATGACAAGAACTTTCCACTGCACCTTCTTCAGCTGTCACTTCTTCTTCAGCATTCATTCTTCCTCAGGCCTCAGGTATAatacaaaacacaaaataaCTTGAACAACATAAACCTCTTGAAAATCAATCAACTTTCAATGAACACAGCTGATTGAAAATAACTGATCCCCTGGAAGTGACAGTTTGGCCAACAGTACcttaaatttttatattcagTAATATTGATTTTCACTATGAAAATGTATGCCAGTGCTTCAGAATAAACAATATTGTGGAAGCTTACAAATAGTAAGTAGGGCTTTTTCATATTACAACTAGCCAGTTTTGGAAAAATCTTCATGAACTCTGCCATCTTAGTTGCTAGCAAGTAGGTAGTTTTGGAACAGTACCTATCTGAGTTTGCATGAAGACAGTTTtggaaatggaatgaaataCAACTAGGCTCACTTTGAATCTGTACTcgattttctatcatttttttcaaataggataaAGAAACTTTTGTCACTGTAGAAGTGTTTTATAATGTGTAGTCCAGTCGTGCCAACAACATGCAATCAAAATCTCAAATTTTGTCAAGAAGGCACTTTTGGAAATGGACGACTCAAATAacctaatttattttatttatttatttatttacgatgcaaatgacactaatgtaaaaacattgaaatatgaaataataaggtagtccttgtgctgtttttcttccaaatttctaagtgacaaagtccaagataaggttagaattccaCATGTACaacttttataaaattttagtccaaaataaacattaaaactattaatttttgaatttagatggcttgaattattaaattaattggaaatattccactcaattaggTACCActtgtaatgaataatattgagttattcaagaaaatttggaaccattcaaaAAACACAAACTTGTCCACAACACAACAGGCTCAGGAAATACTGTGATTCACCGGCATACAGGAACCCGCCTCTCTATACTCAATGACAAATCTGCAAAGTTGTGGAGAAAGGTAGCACTATGGTGAGctccactttataatgacagtgtttgattagcaatggtattgctatccttgtctatcattcaacaaagcagatagcactatctctttttTGCTATGCTCttttgccagatcatctttcaacaatgtagaatttgtTCCCCATGGGGAGCCCCATTTCTTACATTGTAGCTGAGATCTTCATCCACAACATTGAacaaaaacacattttcaatcAGTTTGATAGAATCATCAGCTGGTTTAGATATGTTGATTACAACAAAGAGCTCAACACGATCAAATTCATTGCCCAACAAAATGGATACTCATCCACTCTAGTCGACAACCTACTccacaaaataagaacaaaatcatcaaccaaaaataatatggaaaatgaccaaaaattcatcacactcacatactacaacaaaaaatcacagaaaGTAGCATCATCTTCTAAGAAACTCAAATACAGAATTgcctttaaaacaacaaattcactgagaaaacatttttaagattaccaaacaaacaaacagagatTGAGCAACCAGGCATCtacaaattgaaatgtaatGATTGTAGTAAACTGTATATCGGACAGACTGGACGTGACTTTCAGACAAGATACAAAGAGCACATCAGAGCCATTAATAAACCACATAGCCACTCAAACTTTGCTAAccatattatatcaacaaaCCACACATACACCGACATCGCCACCAATCTTGAAATCCTCCATATCTCacaaaaaagcagaaaactcaATGTATTGGAACAATACGAAAATCTTCAACCACACAAAACAGTTTCCCAACAGTCtcctaaatgatcaaataaatttgtgttcccacacactctttgacaaaatagtccaCAGTTCAAAATTACTACCTCACTAAATATCCACCaacccaacccccaccacaacctattccatcaccttcatcccttaccacacatagccttgtcatctgagtgaattcccacagtctgatgatgaccaacaacaggtcgaaacgatcgtcactatacaaaagtaagtgcattttcacttcaaaagtttttttaaaattcaagtttaattttaacagtggaaaagtatggatatacaacagagtaatCACGCCGAGAGGAGAAAATGGATCCATGCATACAGGAACACTCATATCAAGGTTATGAAAACATCCCTTTCCATATCATTCAACCAGTTCTGTTTACACAATAACATTATTCCCAACTATGCAAAAATCagtataaaaaatcaaaactcCCCTgctcaaaaaacaaaaacaagctCAGGAACTGTACATTAAAAACAGCATTCAACATTTGTACAAACAGGAAGATAACCTCAACCAGAAAGCATACcatcttcattttaaaactgaGTTCAGAACTACATCATATagaatttaatgaaatattatcttacaatcaagaaattatagattctataaaaAACAAGTTGAAAGCCAAACACAACCTTAAACTAACTCAACTTATGAATACTGTGgggttattttttatttaaatgcctcacacAGGTATAAAATCTTATACTGAACCCCCGGTGCTGTAATCTAAAATTTATGAGTATGTGTATGAATCCTACTGAACACCAGACTGAGAGAttcaatataagattcaattttatagtCCAAATCGCGGGAGGCACAAACTCCTGCAAACCCTTGATCTGTTCAATGACTACCTATATCTATGAGAATAATGTTCTTTGCAAGTATGCGTCGTAGTGTAGCAATTGCTGGACACCAGATTCAGAGACCTTAAATTATTACCTGTATTGTGGACAGTGCACAAAATCAAACAGGTCGAGCAAGGAACTTGGTGCATATAATTTGCGGGATTGCGCCACTAATAAATTCCGACGGTCTAGGCTAGGATTGATATACCAAATGCCGTTCAGAAGATACTTCGCGGACAGAATCTTTCCAAGTTTCAGGCTCTATTGTATGATTTTTTACGCTGTAACGTTTTTTATTCCTAAGTCGATGAAGGGCACAGATAGAAGCTGAGATattagcaggtaaggacagagaatgtatgatctcgatctgaccccacttaaGTTAATAcctccacttagatctgttccttgAACCAAATTcggatcaattatttcaatgatcgttttTTGATCGGTACTTAACAAGTACAAATTTGCCAAACACAAAATCTGAAGGGCTAGAGAAATAATCAAACTCAGGAAGTGaagtattaaatttgaaatataatgagcagcaataataattaataaacagtacaatttcaagatttgataacaggttttgaataattttctgctGACAGGCTTATCTGAATTAGTGCTATGATGTTGGGCTATCATGCACGTTCTTttacaaagtttaaaaattcttaaagataaattataatctcaataatttaactagaaaatattacaatatgtgaaatttaatcagggtcgtggttcaggcagataAGGACAGTTAAACGACCACAAAACTTACCGTACAATTATAATTCAATCTTAATAGCGCTTTTGACGTGGCGAGTAACAATTAGCGAagtaaaattttttttgtaaatttttgtaCTTTTCGAAGCGAAGGGTGGGGCCCCATAAAATAAAAGAACTCACTTGATCCTCCTTGGTACGGTGGTTTCTTTGAATCAATTTAGATTTGATGGTTCGTCCAAACTTCAATCTTCAGCACGTGGGagattttttagaaattaattatttccttcactaatcaaaaattaataataaaatttagattCATGAAAGTaatcaattgatagaataattttacaaatataacgaataatattgccTCAGATATAGGATAACATTtaaattacataaatttaacaaataagaATCTCACTAGAAAAATGGTAACTTTTAGAACAAGGTCTTTACAGTGAAGGTGTTGAAAGGGAAGTAGTGTCTCTCTTCTTGAAAAACTCTTGCGGAGCAGTTCCGTCTTACTAAATTTGCATAGAATTTTGCTATTGGTGGAAATAGTATGACGTATACATCACGTCAGAAATGAGTAAGAGAATAGTTCttactttacaataaataaacttaaattaTCTGCCTTTTATTAgtcattaaattctcttcatatTTCTCCTTATTCAACATACAATGTGTTACTGCATTATGATAAGGCCTTTTCTAGTTGCtgataacaaaaatagaatatatcATGTTTGAATATCATCCCTTTTTGGTGTCATTCTTCTGACCTATGATTGGCCTACAGAGATTTTTACATCAGTCCAGATTTTTATTACACTAattgagaccaatcgcaagtttctatcatgtatcttactcgttttagagactcttgaataacagtgaaatcgcagaaaaatgagaaaatgaaaattatcattttttcaattagctgtaacttttgaacggtattgaaatcaGGAGAACAATTCATTGGAACGGAAAGaagagaaaattctctacaatcttgactacttcttcgattttttattagaagtgtttcacaagataaacaactttgaatatgcgaaAAATTTTTGATACGTTAATCATTTCCACAGTTTcgtatattcaaagttgcgtatatcttgtgaaacacttcagaaaaaaaatcgaaaatttaGTCAAGGTTGTTTGTAGATAGTAGTCAAGGTTGTTATAACGGTATTGAAATCGAGAAAACGATTCATGGGAgcggaaagagaagaaaattctctacaaccttgactactttttcgattttttatctgaagtgtttcacaagatacgcaactttgaatttaTGCGAGACTGTGGAAATGATTAACGTATCAAACATGTTTCGCATATTCaaagagctgagaagaatgagctgtagtacctaacctacgaggagatctgatcattctgtaaaagttatgtgtttatggttttgatccttgacgtatccttatgacgtaccctcactaggaaatactgaaatttaatgtttctaacggttgattctcatagaaaataacccgcgTGAGATGATTTTAGCCGAactatgtatttttttgttgggaaggccttgaaaaggtattataatgaaaaatttgtattttggcagtaggacatgattttctttTTTTGGGTATATTCCCCCTCATCCCACTAcctactaaattcaaaaattcctaaggaatcctgttcataatgaattgttctttcacgtaaTGTGTGgctttttatctatactagaaaaatatccactttgtatagggtagaagtggtagttttgcataattttgaaaaccccttaaaaaatacccctttttgaaatttcgtagcaccggaaccaaaaatggtagaatcctgcgcaaccactcaatttattggaaattttattctctttaattttgtcaaggattacttttcttgagaaacttaaggttcacgagataaaatggaaaaattaaaaaaagtccGAAAATTTgggggggttttgggggtgaagcagccctctggcgtgtcagcaaatttcagattaaaatccagcgccccaaaatacatattatagaaccgtcgagaaaaattctttgggagctgtttcctgaaaaacgaccacccatttgactggactatacagTGGGAGCGCGTCTAATTATTGTAGCCAGATTCGATGGTGAACTTTGGTGTCAATTTGTCTTTGGTTCAATTCCTACTTCATCTACCACGTTCTtgtaatttcttgtaaattctaataatttttaaatggtAGGTAGTTATTATTACCTAActttataacattttattgcAGAAGtgcattattttaatttataaataaaatttcactttaGAAATTTTCATGGTCACTAATCTCTAAAATAAAGGAAAATAGTATAAtttttaagaataaaattagaattacaGTTAAGAACaaccatttcaaaaaatattttttttataaatagact
This window contains:
- the LOC111055824 gene encoding zinc finger protein 260-like isoform X2; its protein translation is MDFEGGEYSYRCQSGSRPVQIQSNNMDGQGQDNSGSMPHSQHQGPDMDICDWPIYGPDEAEDINEEKYQIQHNMDNQAVYLDHNNSKHRFEIIVLKPEVLIEEEEYQQHEGIMKEEEIQQGNDAGIQIESIYSFSTDRLNLDPFIPEHLKVENIEESYETHSETLVHIEENSSDTLFTHSESTSLPQGVCISNFVEQGGSSSINRSFDETLGNTLINDSDEDLNEVDLLIKNARKNVFDAASDSELTECQLCGEAFSNIRELNLHCRIHTAGKQRKCKYCDYKTKNKEHLMQHIRIHTEEKPYSCDFCDYKAIQKSNLTQHLRIHTGERPYSCDFCDYKATQKSSLNQHLRIHTGVRPYSCDFCDYKATVKSNLTQHLRIHTGEKPFSCDFCDYKATVKPALTQHLRIHTGERPFSCDFCDYNAIKKSSLTKHIRTHTGERPFRCDFCDYKAIHKSALNIHLRTHTKERP
- the LOC111055824 gene encoding zinc finger protein 260-like isoform X1, with the translated sequence MDFEGGEYSYRCHSGSRPVQIQSNNMDGQGQDNSGSMTHSQHQGPDMDICDWPIYGPARAEDTIEEKHQIQHNMDNQGGEYSYRCQSGSRPVQIQSNNMDGQGQDNSGSMPHSQHQGPDMDICDWPIYGPDEAEDINEEKYQIQHNMDNQAVYLDHNNSKHRFEIIVLKPEVLIEEEEYQQHEGIMKEEEIQQGNDAGIQIESIYSFSTDRLNLDPFIPEHLKVENIEESYETHSETLVHIEENSSDTLFTHSESTSLPQGVCISNFVEQGGSSSINRSFDETLGNTLINDSDEDLNEVDLLIKNARKNVFDAASDSELTECQLCGEAFSNIRELNLHCRIHTAGKQRKCKYCDYKTKNKEHLMQHIRIHTEEKPYSCDFCDYKAIQKSNLTQHLRIHTGERPYSCDFCDYKATQKSSLNQHLRIHTGVRPYSCDFCDYKATVKSNLTQHLRIHTGEKPFSCDFCDYKATVKPALTQHLRIHTGERPFSCDFCDYNAIKKSSLTKHIRTHTGERPFRCDFCDYKAIHKSALNIHLRTHTKERP
- the LOC111055824 gene encoding zinc finger protein OZF-like isoform X3; its protein translation is MDGQGQDNSGSMPHSQHQGPDMDICDWPIYGPDEAEDINEEKYQIQHNMDNQAVYLDHNNSKHRFEIIVLKPEVLIEEEEYQQHEGIMKEEEIQQGNDAGIQIESIYSFSTDRLNLDPFIPEHLKVENIEESYETHSETLVHIEENSSDTLFTHSESTSLPQGVCISNFVEQGGSSSINRSFDETLGNTLINDSDEDLNEVDLLIKNARKNVFDAASDSELTECQLCGEAFSNIRELNLHCRIHTAGKQRKCKYCDYKTKNKEHLMQHIRIHTEEKPYSCDFCDYKAIQKSNLTQHLRIHTGERPYSCDFCDYKATQKSSLNQHLRIHTGVRPYSCDFCDYKATVKSNLTQHLRIHTGEKPFSCDFCDYKATVKPALTQHLRIHTGERPFSCDFCDYNAIKKSSLTKHIRTHTGERPFRCDFCDYKAIHKSALNIHLRTHTKERP